The Rhodopseudomonas palustris genome window below encodes:
- a CDS encoding PhnD/SsuA/transferrin family substrate-binding protein produces the protein MACWVAGLVLSSNAHAAEPRPNAPIKFGLTPVFLISDLELLGRLQSYLQRTTGYQVSLISRRTYQEITALLTSGQLDAAWICGFPFVAHRSELQLVSVPLWHRKPLYQSYLIVDRARVAADVHDLRGDIHAFSDPDSNSGFLVTRAALAERRLRPETFFSKTFFTYGHRNVVRAVASGLAGSGSVDGYVYDVLSELEPALTARTRVLKASEPLGFPPIAAPKTPNDGPRLAALTAALLRMSDDDEGRTVLHLLRLDGFSMEDPALFDSIASKAALVAAAG, from the coding sequence TTGGCCTGCTGGGTTGCGGGGCTCGTTTTGTCGTCGAACGCTCATGCGGCGGAGCCACGGCCGAATGCGCCGATCAAATTTGGCCTGACGCCCGTCTTCTTGATATCCGATCTTGAGCTGCTGGGACGCCTGCAGTCCTATTTGCAGCGCACAACAGGTTATCAAGTATCGCTGATTTCGCGGCGCACCTATCAGGAAATTACCGCTCTTCTGACATCGGGACAGCTTGATGCGGCATGGATCTGTGGGTTTCCCTTCGTCGCCCATCGGTCCGAGCTTCAGTTGGTCTCGGTTCCATTGTGGCATCGCAAGCCGCTTTACCAATCCTACCTGATCGTAGACCGTGCGCGAGTTGCCGCGGATGTCCACGATCTGCGGGGGGATATCCACGCGTTCTCTGATCCCGATTCAAACTCCGGATTTCTGGTCACCCGTGCGGCTCTGGCCGAGCGACGCCTTCGACCCGAGACGTTTTTTTCGAAAACGTTTTTCACATACGGCCATCGCAATGTTGTGAGAGCCGTCGCGTCGGGGCTTGCCGGTTCTGGCTCCGTGGACGGCTATGTCTACGACGTGCTCTCCGAGCTCGAACCGGCGCTGACCGCGCGGACAAGGGTCTTGAAAGCTTCCGAGCCGCTGGGCTTTCCTCCGATCGCTGCCCCGAAAACCCCGAATGACGGTCCACGACTGGCGGCACTGACCGCGGCGCTTCTTCGAATGAGCGATGACGATGAAGGCCGAACGGTGCTTCACCTGTTGCGCCTGGACGGATTCAGCATGGAGGATCCCGCGCTATTCGACTCGATCGCATCGAAGGCCGCATTGGTTGCGGCGGCTGGATGA
- a CDS encoding HAMP domain-containing sensor histidine kinase produces MIAMRRLFDGSWPITLKVPLAVAALMMLVGFVLSERVLSRLTDTQERHLIDLSRSYLDGLSSAIAPSILREDNWEVFDAIARAQELNKSLRPAETIVTNADGIVIAASDPKQHPINSTVKDKRPGTALSDNEIFSFDAGANTASATRILSYPGRTAGIIYASFDTRHLAAERQNVVITLVLTNGVLTILLAAAGWLLVARMMRPVRILSQHLGVDQETLAVAIPDRVVAETRGEFNRLFHGYNALVRSMKEREDLGKRLAEEKRLGSLGRMASAIAHEINNPLGGLFNAVSTLKAHGHLSNVRNASLGLLERGLTGIRDVVRTTLAIYRTDAAPRDLAPADINDLGLLITPEARRKSIQIVIDNALTGSVPIPSTPIRQAILNLVLNAVAAAPDASEVSVSSAATSTQITIVVIDRGPGLPPPAAEVLTGRSGAPPPIEGGGLGLWTINRLITDLGGTIEVERPLAGGTAVRLLVPFADVELSDVA; encoded by the coding sequence ATGATCGCCATGCGCCGCCTCTTCGACGGTTCATGGCCGATCACCCTGAAGGTGCCGCTCGCAGTCGCCGCCTTGATGATGCTTGTGGGATTTGTTCTATCCGAGCGGGTGCTTTCGCGGCTCACCGACACTCAGGAACGCCACCTCATCGATCTGTCTCGATCCTATCTTGATGGCCTATCATCGGCAATCGCGCCGTCGATCCTGCGTGAAGACAACTGGGAGGTATTTGATGCAATCGCGCGCGCTCAGGAGCTGAACAAGAGTCTTCGACCTGCCGAAACCATCGTTACCAATGCCGACGGCATCGTCATTGCCGCGTCGGATCCCAAGCAGCATCCCATAAACTCCACCGTCAAGGACAAGCGACCCGGCACCGCTCTGAGTGACAACGAGATCTTCAGCTTCGACGCAGGCGCCAATACGGCGAGTGCCACGCGCATTCTGTCCTATCCCGGGCGCACCGCCGGCATCATTTACGCCAGCTTCGATACGCGGCATTTGGCGGCCGAGCGGCAGAATGTCGTCATCACCTTGGTCCTCACCAATGGCGTCCTCACCATCCTACTCGCTGCGGCCGGCTGGCTGCTGGTGGCGCGCATGATGCGGCCGGTGCGAATCCTGTCACAACATTTGGGCGTCGACCAGGAGACACTTGCTGTCGCAATTCCAGACCGCGTCGTTGCGGAAACCCGTGGCGAATTCAACCGTCTGTTTCACGGCTACAACGCACTGGTCAGATCGATGAAGGAGCGCGAGGATCTCGGCAAGCGCTTGGCCGAAGAAAAGCGGCTCGGCAGTCTCGGGCGGATGGCATCGGCGATCGCGCACGAGATCAACAATCCGCTAGGCGGGCTTTTCAATGCGGTGTCGACCCTCAAAGCTCATGGCCATCTCTCAAACGTTCGCAACGCGAGCCTGGGCTTACTGGAGCGAGGCCTCACCGGCATCCGCGACGTGGTTCGGACCACGTTGGCGATTTACCGAACCGACGCCGCTCCGCGTGATCTTGCCCCCGCTGATATCAACGACCTCGGCCTTCTGATTACGCCGGAAGCTCGACGAAAATCGATCCAGATCGTCATAGACAATGCTTTGACTGGGTCGGTGCCGATACCGAGCACGCCGATCCGCCAGGCAATCCTCAATCTCGTCCTGAACGCCGTCGCCGCAGCCCCAGACGCATCTGAAGTGAGCGTCTCGTCCGCTGCAACGTCGACGCAGATCACGATTGTCGTCATTGACCGCGGGCCGGGCCTGCCCCCACCGGCAGCCGAAGTGCTGACAGGCCGTTCGGGAGCTCCTCCTCCAATCGAAGGCGGAGGTTTGGGTCTTTGGACTATCAATCGGCTGATCACAGATCTGGGTGGAACGATCGAGGTCGAAAGACCGCTAGCTGGAGGAACCGCCGTACGGCTGCTGGTTCCATTTGCCGATGTGGAGTTGTCTGATGTCGCTTAA
- a CDS encoding sigma-54 dependent transcriptional regulator, with the protein MSLNGRTIGLVEDDAIMGESIVQRLALEGATVRWWRCGQDALKNIKSSPLEAIVCDIRLPDIGGEDLFREAARASKLPPFLFITGHGDIDQAVRLMRIGAHDYFTKPFELDDFLLRLTELIGPRSDTNSHALGLSPAMKDLERLLLRVARLNSTVLITGETGSGKEVAARYLHAMSGPERRPFMAVNCAAIPGEMLESELLGHEKGAFTGASQRHLGYAERAGEGALFLDEIGDLRLELQAKLLRLIEERTFYRLGGERPIPFKGRLIVATNANLPKLVETGRFREDLYYRINVVTVRIPPLRTRHDDIPWLMQRFFEESAGRIETSLKGISALAEETALAYAWPGNVRELRNRMERAVALGLGQWVMPGDLFPDQADDSASDAQMGSLEDARQSAEKRHILRALSATSGEIGAASKLLRIGRTTLWDKMRRLNLSGEN; encoded by the coding sequence ATGTCGCTTAACGGTCGCACGATCGGTCTTGTCGAGGACGACGCGATCATGGGCGAGAGCATCGTCCAGCGACTGGCCCTTGAAGGCGCCACGGTCAGATGGTGGCGATGCGGGCAGGATGCGCTGAAGAACATCAAATCTAGTCCGCTCGAGGCGATCGTTTGCGACATTCGCCTGCCGGACATCGGCGGCGAAGACCTGTTTCGTGAGGCCGCGAGAGCATCCAAGCTTCCGCCGTTTCTGTTCATCACCGGTCATGGCGACATCGATCAGGCGGTCCGACTGATGAGGATCGGGGCGCACGACTATTTCACCAAGCCGTTCGAGCTGGACGACTTTCTGCTGCGGCTGACGGAATTGATAGGGCCACGCTCGGACACCAACAGCCATGCGCTCGGGCTTTCGCCGGCAATGAAGGACCTTGAACGTCTGTTGTTGCGCGTGGCCAGGCTGAATTCGACCGTGCTCATCACCGGCGAGACCGGCAGCGGCAAGGAGGTTGCCGCCAGATATCTTCACGCGATGTCGGGCCCCGAGAGACGGCCGTTCATGGCTGTCAACTGCGCCGCCATTCCGGGCGAGATGCTGGAAAGCGAGCTTCTGGGTCACGAGAAAGGCGCGTTCACGGGAGCGTCGCAACGACATCTGGGCTACGCCGAACGCGCCGGTGAAGGGGCTCTGTTCCTCGACGAGATCGGCGATCTTCGGCTCGAGTTGCAGGCGAAACTGCTGCGCCTGATCGAGGAGCGAACATTCTACCGGCTGGGCGGCGAACGCCCCATCCCGTTCAAGGGTCGATTGATCGTCGCGACGAATGCCAATCTTCCGAAGCTGGTCGAGACGGGTCGGTTTCGCGAGGATCTGTACTATCGAATCAATGTCGTGACTGTACGAATCCCGCCATTACGGACTCGTCACGACGATATTCCTTGGCTGATGCAACGCTTCTTCGAAGAAAGCGCAGGCCGGATTGAGACATCGTTGAAAGGGATCAGCGCTCTCGCCGAGGAGACCGCCCTCGCCTACGCTTGGCCTGGAAACGTGCGGGAACTACGCAATCGAATGGAGCGGGCCGTTGCGCTTGGCCTGGGGCAATGGGTCATGCCAGGCGATCTCTTTCCAGATCAGGCAGACGACTCGGCTTCCGACGCCCAGATGGGCTCGCTCGAAGACGCCCGTCAGAGCGCAGAGAAACGGCATATCCTACGCGCTCTGTCTGCGACCAGCGGAGAAATCGGCGCGGCTTCCAAATTGCTGAGAATCGGGCGCACCACATTATGGGACAAAATGCGTCGCCTGAACCTGAGCGGAGAGAATTAG
- a CDS encoding arsenate reductase (azurin) small subunit, which yields MKRCNNQVDAGRRRFLSGASLAAAGAAVTTMLPTEANAAPTSARINYPSNRLANLSQLKLNEPFEVSYPDKDAPGVLLKLGTRVEGGIGPQGDIVGFSTVCPHKGFPLHYTADDKTLTCTGHYARYDCEKAGQQIWGHATQNLAQYALRVDGKGDIYADGVDELLYGRLSNVL from the coding sequence ATGAAGAGATGCAACAATCAGGTCGATGCCGGCCGCCGCCGCTTCCTCAGCGGTGCGAGCCTTGCCGCAGCTGGTGCTGCCGTAACGACCATGCTGCCGACAGAGGCCAACGCGGCACCGACCTCGGCGAGGATCAACTATCCGTCCAATCGGCTTGCGAACTTGTCGCAGCTGAAGCTCAACGAACCGTTCGAAGTCAGCTATCCCGACAAAGATGCGCCAGGCGTGCTGCTCAAATTGGGGACTCGGGTCGAGGGCGGCATTGGGCCCCAGGGTGACATCGTCGGTTTCTCCACCGTCTGCCCGCACAAGGGCTTCCCGCTGCACTACACCGCGGATGACAAGACCCTGACCTGTACCGGCCACTATGCACGGTACGACTGCGAGAAAGCAGGTCAGCAGATCTGGGGGCATGCAACACAGAACCTCGCGCAATATGCACTGCGTGTCGACGGCAAGGGTGACATCTACGCGGACGGCGTCGATGAACTACTCTATGGCCGACTTTCCAACGTGCTCTGA